In one window of Hyla sarda isolate aHylSar1 chromosome 1, aHylSar1.hap1, whole genome shotgun sequence DNA:
- the LOC130298301 gene encoding zinc finger protein 629-like isoform X1, with the protein MVPVVLCVWRLEHRRRDWTARRQGEDMNNINVPKTDWSGDEQYKENNPTGKDLIYINATDIKEEETDVSGDEQYKEDIPTGKDLIYINAKDIKEEENTDVSGDDQYMEDIATRKDLIYINAKDIKEEENTDVSSDEQYKEDIPTGKDPIYINAVDIKEEEEETDVSGDEQYKEDIPTGNHPDDCTRRSEENLISSDYKADDDITQDTYEEHSIIPDTPSAPVIHVRPKDSSQSDKQNKEEPFSCSECGKCFTVKSDLVKHQRTHTGEKPFFCPECGKWFTQKSHLVTHQRIHTGEKPFSCLECGKFFTEKSVLLKHQRIHTGEKPFPCSECGKCFTVKSDLVKHQRTHTGEKPFFCSECRKGFAQKSNLIRHLRIHRGVKTIESNT; encoded by the exons GGAGAAGATATGAACAATATTAATGTTCCAAAGACAGATTGGAGCGGTGATGAGCAATATAAGGAGAACaatcctacagggaaagatctgatctatattaatgctacagacataaaagaagaagagacagatgtgagcggtgatgagcagtataaggaggacattcctacagggaaagatctgatctatattaatgcaaaagatataaaggaagaagaaaatacagatgtgagcggtgatgatcagtatatggaggacatTGCTAcaaggaaagatctgatctatattaatgctaaagatataaaggaagaagaaaatacagatgtgagcagtgatgagcagtataaggaggacattcctacaggaaaagaTCCAATCTATATTAACGCtgtagacataaaggaagaagaagaggagacagatgtgagcggtgatgagcagtataaggaggacattcctacaggtaaccatccag ATgactgtaccaggagatcagaggagaatcttatatcttcagattataaagcagatgatgatatcacacaagatacatatgaagaacattccattatcccagatacaccctcagctcCTGTTATACATGTTCGACCTAAAGATTCATCTCAGTCTGATAAACAAAATAAGGaggagccattttcatgttcagaatgtgggaaatgttttactgtgaaatcagatcttgttaaacatcaaagaactcatacaggggaaaagccatttttctgtcctgaatgtgggaaatggtttactcagaaatcacatcttgttactcatcaaagaattcacacaggagaaaagccattttcatgtttagaatgtgggaaattttTTACTGAGAAATCGGTTCTtcttaaacatcaaagaattcacacaggagaaaagccatttccatgttcagaatgtgggaaatgttttactgtgaaatcagatcttgttaaacatcaaagaactcatacaggggaaaagccatttttCTGTTCTGAATGTAGGAAAGGTTTCGCTCAGAAATCAAATCTTATCAGACATCTAAGAATTCACAGAGGAGTGAAGACAATTGAGAGCAATACATGA
- the LOC130298301 gene encoding gastrula zinc finger protein 5-1-like isoform X2: protein MVPVVLCVWRLEHRRRDWTARRQGEDMNNINVPKTDWSGDEQYKENNPTGKDLIYINATDIKEEETDVSGDEQYKEDIPTGKDLIYINAKDIKEEENTDVSGDDQYMEDIATRKDLIYINAKDIKEEENTDVSSDEQYKEDIPTGKDPIYINAVDIKEEEEETDVSGDEQYKEDIPTDDCTRRSEENLISSDYKADDDITQDTYEEHSIIPDTPSAPVIHVRPKDSSQSDKQNKEEPFSCSECGKCFTVKSDLVKHQRTHTGEKPFFCPECGKWFTQKSHLVTHQRIHTGEKPFSCLECGKFFTEKSVLLKHQRIHTGEKPFPCSECGKCFTVKSDLVKHQRTHTGEKPFFCSECRKGFAQKSNLIRHLRIHRGVKTIESNT from the exons GGAGAAGATATGAACAATATTAATGTTCCAAAGACAGATTGGAGCGGTGATGAGCAATATAAGGAGAACaatcctacagggaaagatctgatctatattaatgctacagacataaaagaagaagagacagatgtgagcggtgatgagcagtataaggaggacattcctacagggaaagatctgatctatattaatgcaaaagatataaaggaagaagaaaatacagatgtgagcggtgatgatcagtatatggaggacatTGCTAcaaggaaagatctgatctatattaatgctaaagatataaaggaagaagaaaatacagatgtgagcagtgatgagcagtataaggaggacattcctacaggaaaagaTCCAATCTATATTAACGCtgtagacataaaggaagaagaagaggagacagatgtgagcggtgatgagcagtataaggaggacattcctacag ATgactgtaccaggagatcagaggagaatcttatatcttcagattataaagcagatgatgatatcacacaagatacatatgaagaacattccattatcccagatacaccctcagctcCTGTTATACATGTTCGACCTAAAGATTCATCTCAGTCTGATAAACAAAATAAGGaggagccattttcatgttcagaatgtgggaaatgttttactgtgaaatcagatcttgttaaacatcaaagaactcatacaggggaaaagccatttttctgtcctgaatgtgggaaatggtttactcagaaatcacatcttgttactcatcaaagaattcacacaggagaaaagccattttcatgtttagaatgtgggaaattttTTACTGAGAAATCGGTTCTtcttaaacatcaaagaattcacacaggagaaaagccatttccatgttcagaatgtgggaaatgttttactgtgaaatcagatcttgttaaacatcaaagaactcatacaggggaaaagccatttttCTGTTCTGAATGTAGGAAAGGTTTCGCTCAGAAATCAAATCTTATCAGACATCTAAGAATTCACAGAGGAGTGAAGACAATTGAGAGCAATACATGA
- the LOC130298301 gene encoding zinc finger protein 629-like isoform X3, producing MNNINVPKTDWSGDEQYKENNPTGKDLIYINATDIKEEETDVSGDEQYKEDIPTGKDLIYINAKDIKEEENTDVSGDDQYMEDIATRKDLIYINAKDIKEEENTDVSSDEQYKEDIPTGKDPIYINAVDIKEEEEETDVSGDEQYKEDIPTGNHPDDCTRRSEENLISSDYKADDDITQDTYEEHSIIPDTPSAPVIHVRPKDSSQSDKQNKEEPFSCSECGKCFTVKSDLVKHQRTHTGEKPFFCPECGKWFTQKSHLVTHQRIHTGEKPFSCLECGKFFTEKSVLLKHQRIHTGEKPFPCSECGKCFTVKSDLVKHQRTHTGEKPFFCSECRKGFAQKSNLIRHLRIHRGVKTIESNT from the exons ATGAACAATATTAATGTTCCAAAGACAGATTGGAGCGGTGATGAGCAATATAAGGAGAACaatcctacagggaaagatctgatctatattaatgctacagacataaaagaagaagagacagatgtgagcggtgatgagcagtataaggaggacattcctacagggaaagatctgatctatattaatgcaaaagatataaaggaagaagaaaatacagatgtgagcggtgatgatcagtatatggaggacatTGCTAcaaggaaagatctgatctatattaatgctaaagatataaaggaagaagaaaatacagatgtgagcagtgatgagcagtataaggaggacattcctacaggaaaagaTCCAATCTATATTAACGCtgtagacataaaggaagaagaagaggagacagatgtgagcggtgatgagcagtataaggaggacattcctacaggtaaccatccag ATgactgtaccaggagatcagaggagaatcttatatcttcagattataaagcagatgatgatatcacacaagatacatatgaagaacattccattatcccagatacaccctcagctcCTGTTATACATGTTCGACCTAAAGATTCATCTCAGTCTGATAAACAAAATAAGGaggagccattttcatgttcagaatgtgggaaatgttttactgtgaaatcagatcttgttaaacatcaaagaactcatacaggggaaaagccatttttctgtcctgaatgtgggaaatggtttactcagaaatcacatcttgttactcatcaaagaattcacacaggagaaaagccattttcatgtttagaatgtgggaaattttTTACTGAGAAATCGGTTCTtcttaaacatcaaagaattcacacaggagaaaagccatttccatgttcagaatgtgggaaatgttttactgtgaaatcagatcttgttaaacatcaaagaactcatacaggggaaaagccatttttCTGTTCTGAATGTAGGAAAGGTTTCGCTCAGAAATCAAATCTTATCAGACATCTAAGAATTCACAGAGGAGTGAAGACAATTGAGAGCAATACATGA